GTATGATAGTAGTTGCATAATAGGTAGTTATATtttgatattggaaatgggttcaCCTATTTGCTACCCACACTTTTCCTATTTGCCATTCCTATCAAAATATTAAAAGTAACATTGAtttttaattctacattttatattTACCACCTACAAAAGTCAAATTAAAGATgactaaaactttttttttttggttggggGATGGCTAATCAACAAATTTcgattcattcaaatcaaaatagtgattacatgttcgcttacaagattaacaaaaaaaacatctaaatacataaaaaaatgttaagataatcaaaaccctaatacaaataaggatatcaactacaagtagatcacgaagagaaagagcaataaATTGCAAAGATACCCAATTTTCGATTATGTATAAGAGAGAGATGATGGTATATTCCGGAAATAATTCCGACCATTtgattttattatattcttccatgataagagatgctccaaaaaAGGAGTATTTTTTCCATAAACTTGTAGGATGCCCTAAATCCCTAGAGTATGGATTCAAAGCGATTTCGTGTTGAATCAAGAGTAGCAAGCCACGAACCAGACATTACAGGTTGAAAAACTCGCCTCACAATGACGAATAAAAATCGCCCCAAATGGCGAAAAAACATGTCGAAAGACCCAAAAAATGATGTAGACGCATCTTATTCAATAAACTATTACCTAAAAttagaaaataaaaggaaatccttgCTCAAGTTAGACCAGATCTGACCAAGAAAGATGAAAGGATTCTATATTTTTTCTCGGGTTGAAtggaagagaaaagaaagaagaaactcaagaaagagagaaaaagaatgaCATAATAGTTGACTAAAACTATTCTTACTCTTATTTTTGGTCGTTTAATTGGGCCCTAGATTTTCCCCACCATGGAAGGTGGATAAGAGGTGTCTAGATATAATTCAAAGACTAGATTACCCCAATCCCTAGGATTATGACACATGTTACTctactaatatatatatatatatatatatattttgtttatttatttattttattgttatatgtTTTTTTGAATAACGGCTCTTCAAAGAAAATAAGGACTCTAAAATAACGACTCTTCAATGACAATAACGACTCTAAAAGGTACGACCCTTTAATTCATTTGTGCCATTAATGACTCTTTGGagaagataacgactctttttagacACTAAGGACATCTCCAATACAAGGGGTAGAGGTCTTAAATTAGTATGACACAAGGGATTTAATACTTTTTTCACCAAAGTTTCATCTCCAATGCAAATGTGAGGGTCATAGGTAAGATGACATGGCTAAAGTTGGGGTAAAAGAGAAAGTCTAAATAAGACTTCCTTCATGACCTTGGGTCATAAGTCCACATCATCTTTTGTGTCTAGATTTAGACAAAAAGTGTAAGACAGGACCTTGGGGATTGGAGATGAATTTTAGGTAGAGAGccattctctttattattttttgtccTATAGTAAATGACCCATAATCAAAAGTATAAATAAGATATCCACAAAGGATGACCTTGACCTctaacattggagatgctctaacaatTCTATAATAACGACAATTTCAAAAACATTAACGACTCTATGACGAAGATAGCGACTCTCCAACGACAATATAAACTCTATAGAGTCATCATTAAATAAATAACGACTTTATAGAATTGTCATTGAAACAATAACAACTCTACAATAGCGATACTTCAATATCATGACGACTTTTCGTACCAATCTGGGCAAAAAAAGAAAATGCAAACACAAAGTTTGGAATAAAAAAGTTAAATTCTAATTAAATGAGATTAATactaattaaataaaaataaattaaccattaactaaaatatttggataagggttCTTGAAATTAGGTTTGGGGAGTTAATCCTTGAGGCCCCAGTTAATCGacgttatttttcttcttctttgaaactTTTTTCATCAAAATATCGTTCCTTCATTAATCCCTCTTTCCATTAAAAAACCATTAATCCTATGTTAGAGTTCCGTTTACGGAATATGGACTCGGTCGTCATACTACCTATACCTATACAATGACTACCTACTTTGTACATACACAATCAAACCCAGGATATGGCAATTATACGGGGCTAGGGCTGGTCGAAGTTTATCTAATTGTGTACGGAAACCATTTTTAAGAATGCCAAACAGTACTTAAACCATTTTCCTTGTCTTCAGTCATTTTCATCTGCAGGGAGCAATGAGTATGTCAATAGGCAGAAAGCTAATATACTTCGTAGGTTTGAGATATCCTAATCCTTATGGCCTGCAAGTAGTGTACTAGCTTACTGAATACTGACATCATGTAACCAAAAAATTTGGTGCCATGTCTTGACAGAGTAATAGACTACAACCCTAGCATAGCAGCCATTAATTGCCCTAGTCCAAATTAAATGGATGTTTTACTGCAACAAAATCAATCCAATGTGAGGACTAATGAATCCTGGGGACAAAAGTATTATTATACCATCTGATTAAAATGATTTGAGGTATaaagaagaaacaaacaaaactGAAACTCTACCAATAATATTATATAACATCTGAAAATTATGAAGAAATCTTAAGAGCGTGAAAAAGAATTGGAGCTTTTTTTGCTAATAATCTTAGGATATTTAGGTGTTCTGAGGATTTACCAGGAATTTTTTGCGATCTAATTTGGCATACGCCAGTATTAGACAACAAATTTTGCATCTTGTTTCAGGGAAAATCATGGCTTATGTGAAGAGTTTCAGGATATCAGGGCTAACAAATAAAATGCGAGTAGGCCAGATGACCACCACTTTCTAAGTGCTCATGAACTGGGACTTGTAAACTAGTTGCTTGTTTACCAAGGGTCAGTCACCAACTAAGGAAATTTGGCTCTACGACGAAGCAACCCCATGTAAACACAGCTTTTTACACCAAATGTCAAATCCACTTTTAACTGCACTTATGGGTGTATCTGGGTTAGGGAGGTCGAGTATCTAGATCAGAACACGAGATATGCTTCGAAATTGTGTTGCTCTAGGAGGAGTTGCTaaacaataataaagaaaatgtCTAAGAACTTGCGAAAATGGGAGAGGGTGAGACATTAATGTGTTATATCTTGACTTTAATTCCTCCTTTTTCTATTCAGCCAACCCAATACCTAAAAAGTAAGTACATAAAGTTCTTATTCTTTGTTCTACAAAACGAAACTGCAATTAGCTCTCACTGTATTTTTAGTTACTTGACTCCTAAATTTTATTCCGAAATTACTGCAACCGATCAACACATTTATTCTGACCAAAATCATATCCAGATCAAAATAAATGTGATGATTGGTTTTTCCACCATACCAAAAGATTGTGCGTCATTATACATACAGACGAACTCTTGAAAAACCTTCTGAGTTGAAATAGCATTGAAAACTATTAAAGAGGCATGTGCAACTTGTACACACCCCTGGAACATTGTTCAAATGCCCTTCTGGCTTTCCAAAACTATTCGCCTAAGTGCCTACTACTTAATTTAACAGTGCACCCACTATATTCTAACACCAGCCTATCAGACATGTTAGAAAGTGATTCATAAGGATGCCTTTTGCCACGATGGTAAACACTTCATCGTTAGTAAAAAACAATCGTTGGTTAGCCAATGTGTTCCACATGCTAATGTCAACAAGTACCAGTAAATGTAGTTCTTAGTACTTTTACCACTGTGTTCGACATGCTAATGTCAACAAGTAATAGTAAATGTAGTTCTCTAGGGTACTATTTATTTATGCTTGAATGACACCTATCAGGTACCAATACTCAGGTACATATTTTTACCTTCCACAAGATTCCTCATGTAACTTTTGCAGATAGAGTTGGAATTCTTTCTCTTACCAGTTTTTAGTATTGTAAAGTAAAATTTACAATGTAAAGCCAGCGAGAAAGGACTCACAAGCTTCTACAAGCCAAGTCACCACATCTTGGATCAGAAGTTTCTAGATATACAAAAATATGAAGATACTGCATGAAGAAACTCAAAAATTTCTAGGATGCAGATGTAATACCTACTTGACGCTTCTCTTGAGGAATTACTATCACACCAAGCTTCAGAAAGAAAgaacgaaagaagaagaaataggacCGGTTCCAACTGGTTGACTAACGTTTGTTTCATAGAAAGGTTCCTATCTGCTTTCATGGGTCTCTTAAGTACACTTCCTTCAGTCAAAGTTGCTCCAAAATTGCTCTACCAATAAGTCATCACTATCTGAGAAAAGAGGCACAAcctgcaaaaagaaaagaaaaaggggtGTGCAAGATTTTCAGCCACCAATAAGTCATCACACTTCTCTTGAGACTTTTGTTGAGTCGTGAGATGCAGTAAGGAAGTCGCTTGATACCCTTTGGGTACCTGATACCCGATTGCAAAGTTAACAGAAGGTACCTGCTGGTCGGCACTCGAAGTATTACCAAAGCTATTTAAGTTGATCCAAAATTGCTCTACCAATAAGTCATCCCTATCTGAGAAAAGAGGCACAAcctgcaaaaagaaaagaaaaacgggTGTGCAGGATTTTCagctataaatagacttttgTTGAGTCGTGAGATGCAGTTTGGAAGTCGCTTGATACCCTTTGGGTACCTGATACCCGATTGCAAAGTTAACAGAAAATACCTGCTGGTCAGCACGCAAAGTATTACCAATCCTATCATAAAACTTTTCTGGTGGCAGGGGAACCACCCGTCCCTCCCTGATCAAGGTAGAGTGATACATCATGTTATTTCTTTCTTCTAAAGTAGCCGATTCTGCTGATAACACTGGAAGAATAATTTAAAATGTATAAAGATTTGAAGAtattcaacaaaaaaaagaactGTATATAATTATTATTAAGTAAAGTTGTATATATATGTAACTAAGTAGAGTTGAAAGTCCACCTGTATACCAGCCACCAATAGTTAGGTCACCTTGGCTCCTAGCTCTCATCGCAGCAACACTTATTGCATTCTTAGCCAGCTGTGTGCCTTCTTCTTTTCCCATATCTGGCTCATATTGATCAGTTAAAAACTGGTTCAAATCCTCATAGTAAGAACCATCATAGCAAAAATCATCATGGAACGTTCTGTTGAAAGAATGAAAAGGCCATCGTCCCGTATACTCATAGTTTATTCTTGCCATCCTAGGCGTAGCATGTTCATCTTCGTATTCAAACATGCACACTAGGATTCCGCAGTGCGGGTCTACATTGCATCTTTTTCTTGAAATCCTTCCATAATAAATCTGCCGTGAGTGGATCAACTCTGTGGGACTTCTGCTTAAATTTGCTGAAGTCAGTTGAAGCAGGAAATGTGTTCCAAACGATAGATGATTGTTACAAATCATAATAAATAAAATGCAAGCTAAAGAAGATCGTTTCAGAGAGTCATATCCATGAGAATTACCTCACTTAGCTTCTCCAACACCAGATCAGGTTGAGCACATTGATCAGTAACTAAGACATTACACTGCAAAGAAGTTAGGGGAAGTGTTTAACACATGATGTTCCAAACGGTAGATGATtgttataaaataataaatagaCGCAAGCAAAAGAAGATCGTTTCAGAGAGTCATATCCATGAGAATTACCTCATTTAGCTTCTCCAACACCAGATCAGGTTGAGAGCATAGGTCAGTAACTAAGACAGAAAGCTCATTGTTACACTGCAAAGAAATTAGGGAAAGCGTTTAACTCAAAGTTTATAATATTGATTTCACAGGTGAAGACACGGTAGGAAGCCTTAAACTGACTACAGAAATACACAGAATAGATATGATGCATTTCTGTCTCAGCTAGCCATTCAAATACTACAAACAGCAATTCCAAAGATCTGAGAGAACATAGTATTCTAAATTCAAACTATAAATCCACCTATTTTAGTACTGGTAATATATCAACAACTGACAAGAACCTCCGACAAAGAATGAACTGAAACTGGGTACTTCTGATCTTTCCAACAAAGAGTAAATGAAATAAACTAATCACCTAGGCGGATAACAGACTATCATCGTAATAACCATATATTCAGATTGAAAAATGTAAGGATGGAGAACATGATTTTCAAGAGAGCCAAGAACTGGTGGTGTTGCGAAAAGCTTCATATTGGGACATAGATTCTATCGACAATCTTCACAAAGATTACATCCCCAACAGCTAATTACAAAGATTCTATCACAAGCAATTAGAGATTTCACTCCTTTCCAAGTTAATCTCAGAGCACTCATGTCCAATCACCATTGATTAATTCACAATAAAATCAGCACATGTCATGGTCTGGTACCAAAATTACCATCTTAATGTTTAGAGACCAATTTCAGATTAAAGCAGGAAGTAAAAAACTCATAATATCTTAGGAAAGTCTAACACATAATGGAGCAAATCCAATGGTTTGGATATCATCGATCAGAAATGATTATCTGTAGTAGTTTTCATATCATACCCGAGCATCCACCGTCCAGCCATGATTGAGGGGAATTCCAACAATGCAGGAAACTTTAAACTTTGATGTGTCCAAAAATCTATGAATCCGTCCATGTACTTTACTAGTCATTCAGTATGTAACAAAACTGATACGAACCAATGTAAATAAGAGGAAGGGGAAAGACATGTTACATGCGAGATCTTCTTTCTTTCCGTTCTGCATCCAAGTAAACAATGTCAAAACAGCCTAGTGATATAACCAAAGTTTGTTACTCAATTGAACCAAGAAACTAAAAAAGAATCATTACCAGGCACAGTCGGGCAACATGTGAAAGTAATATGGTACCAGATACTCCTACGGTATCCAAAAATCCAACGTATGCTTCGCCGCAAGAACATAACCTATTtccattaacaacaacaaaattccAAGTAAATTGCTAAATTGAATACAGGACAAGAAGTTTGTAGAGAAAATATAAACCAAATCGAACGCATAATCAATCAAGATACAGGTTCCTAATTCCGGATCTGTCAATGCAAAGCCACTTAAGTAGAAGCTACAAGAAAGTTCAAGAAATTCTAAGAGTTTAATTGAATTCTGCGAAATGgaacaatcaaaataaaaaaataatgaaaactgaAAGCCCTAGAAAAATGAACTTGAGAAGAAGCATGAGTAGAAGAGTACTTACAGACAGCGACGAGAGGAAAATGTCTATCATTATCCTGAGAGACAATCCTACTCGAGGTCCTTTAGAGTTTGAGAGTACAGTCTCCGTAATTTGTTGATCACCTGACTCTTCTTCTTTAACTTGTACCGACGCCATTGATGAGTTTTGCTCTTTCACTTTACTTTACCAATTTTCAAATAGAGAGAGAAAGCGTAGAGAAGTATTATATAGTGAATGCGCGTGGATGGTACTACGTTTTGATGATAGTCCCACGTCGGGGACTACGCTAATTAGCAGTACGTTACACAGTTGGGATTGGACTCCGGTGCCGGATGGCTGTGAATTGAACGCTCAAACAGCCATCCCAaaagaattaaaataaaataaaaacagttgaacagcaaaaaaaaaaaaaattatatctttccaattaattaataattgaaattgaaattgatattAATAAAGAAGGTTCGTACAACGAGTTGGCTGGAAATCTAGCGACAAGCTGAGTTCCAACGCCTTTCTGAATAGCAAGACCTATTCGATGAAATataaaagaatcactatgctattcatTGCTTTGCCAGGAGGAAATAAATCtctaatctccataatttgcttctttctactgtcactGGAGTAAATAGACTGACGACTTATGCAGTGAATCTCGTACCCACAaaaaaccagaaaccttataacaTGATCTCTCTTCTAGAAATCGTCACAGgttacaagttcatctcaatggtataaactcttgtgccactaatgaacacattccctgtgtttataagaatgagTCTAGTTAATCTAAGTCTGGGAAATGGGTCTCTgtatcctgatcctcttgaaccaatatcaagaggtcctagattttgttctcagagaaatccttctgacggatatgttaaacaggTTGCGTCCTACTCATCCGGGATGAAAGTCAACCGAATGAAGGCAAAAGAATACAAAAGTTAAACATTAAGATGATGTGTAGAACTCTTTCCTCAATGATCGTTGTGGGATCACctctcactctaccacctgattccaagTATCCttatccttgtttctaactttaGAGGTGCAAGGATGATGATTCAGAAATACTCAAgtgtgttgtataatattttgtgCTTTACTTGTGTTTTTATTGCTGCCGGTCCACAAACGTTCGCGTCCTCCtcctgtgagttcatagggttttcaTGACAAGAGTTTTTGTCTCCTGTTTGCAAACACATATATATTTACTCTATATTGTATTTTTTCatccctaaaaaaaaaatatggagaactctgcaaaatctcaagagattgtgcatcttgatatggaggaagacactcagggacgtgagtcaattcaagagctggttctaaagaagatgcttgaaagaaaggatcacaactcctggattcaTAATTTTgttaaggatttaactcgttttcagaacgattcaaaggtcgagtttgcaaatcttcaactgaaaataaaccaactcttagatggtcaggatgGGATCCTtcctaatcagaatattctgatacggatccaaggctagacagcttgctcagGTTGTTTATCGTAAAGtcagtgttctaactcatgaacatggtgtgtctacggtcaagagagtaaaggaaatcaatgataccttctttgacggattcattgaaaggtatgaggttcttaatgaactttgattttgcctagtaaatctccttatgagaattttattttcttgttttatttagaagaataactagagtttggaatagccattattctgATTTCACATAGCCATGTccgacgttttcatcttcatatttttaggtttatttgtttaaattttaaaattgcttggaagatgatttttgcattattaatctctatggttttacatattgcaatttgttattggatatgtgtgtttgcgtatgtgaactatgattatcccgcatttgtcaaaagttaagtctttccctatgtcgatatgcatgtattgatgaaagaatgaatgaacttttgacattacaaaatttaaagccttttatgtcatactTTTATGGAAGAAGGGATAAaatttttgtttacaaggattatgtctattgtatgtcattgtgcaaatagtgatggaaaatagaatgattccttgtttattccgcagtattgatcttccctgatccatattttatgtatatatcgTGAGGCTCCGTAGGTTCTCTTATGTTAagaattccaattagattaatcatgggttttctcttggttaatttagttgagtattatttggattcaaattcatattcgtatgtgatttgttatgtccaaagaaatccttatttttttcGCGAAAGTACGGTCGCTTTTGTTCTTCTtttgggaatgatattttatgggggagagttcttaattgaacttgtgcttaattgccaaatctttgtggggagtgcggctgtggaatattataggggttatcttgtatatttataaactccttgatgaaagcatttagcctcgactatatgattgcgtctaaaaagttgatatgtgcttgcttttggtcatgaaatgtctctatggaaatttcattaggatcctgttttcgtaccttttctaattttattgacaaaaagggggagaattaatgtgtagtttacactacaaatgcatatggtttttggatcattatgtaagggggagtaatttccatgtgagatggagtattgactaagggggagcgatacatatcattATAGTATtgctgtcaaagttgtgatacagttgaaatttgatgatgtataataatactatgaaattgtgtaacaatgattgagaattcttgttttctcattattatagctacgtatttccaacaacgatgatactaaacttacaacctttggaatcattggagtacttggaagtgacgaagatttcgagtaatgttaaagattaggcgtgtggaatatgagctacaaaattttatttatttatttttgtattccatatgtattgataattttgtcactaaaattgataaagagggagattgttagagcactgctcggtcaaactcgtatgcgttgttatatcaagcatgctggtcataacatgcaagaaaaataaaaagacatgttacacaactggtcataactgtaacaattttaatttttttttagacctgATAAACAACTGgtcatcatttttattttcttttaacccactacacagctggtcataaaatagaAATATGAaaggttaaccactcccccacactggaatctaacattgtcctcaatgtttcatacAGTGCAAACTGTAATGGGATGAAATAAATATTAATAAGAGAAACAAATGTAAATCAAAGAGAAGCGATTAGAAGATTTCACCTGATTGACGCGAGAAAAGTATTATTCTCTGTAACACACATCAAAAGATAGTAATAACAAAGAACaatgaaaatcaaataaaagcaaaaagactcaagaaaatgtaaaaatataaaaaaaaaaacacaaaaaaaaactacCTACTGGATACGTACAAAAACGGATCCCCACAAAATTAACAACttaaaaatttggggatcaaaccaaaatacagtatttacaaatgaTAACTTCACAATTATGTTATGAAAATACAGGAACAATGAAACTGTCTGTAAcagaggattacccccaaacttagtttttacaacacaagaaagtgtataaagaacataatatggggatactattgggactggaaaattatcaattggctcatgcacggtatcagaaacaGGAAAGTCCtttgggtatttggatgcaaagtgattcaacaaaattttagaagcacacaattctaaccctaaatttggtaacttttggaagtctaaggGTTTAGACACAACCtgtaagtcgggtgaatgatcttgtgagatagattcatctatagaattaggcaaatcatccatagggtcatctatatgttctgtctGAGAcaaagagtcactacaagactgaccATCATCATCATATAATCTTTAGCagtccagaattctcaatctttgttccaaactaggtggtgtgtgtttgtaatacttctcatatataatTTGAGGTAATTTATCACTTACCATATGTGGggaaaaaactccataccgttgcctatacatatattccccaagcgtcatctcagatgatgttgtctgataatttgaatttctacgccTATATTCTGCCAGtgtcatcgtaggtgacgtctcctcaaaagaagtcatcatcctcaaaagtccttgaaaaaaatacaaaaagaaacgcataaaaaggaaaaaaaaatctaaaatgaaatgaaaattatgtacaaaaaaaaaacctaaaaattaatctaaaaacaaatccgcgtcggcggcgccaaatatTGATCGAActttagatagtggtaagaaaggttttCGTTCACTCGGCCTTGATGAGATTTATTTTAGATAATAGACGAAAATAatataaataaagaaaatatatacaaaatatgtcatggGATGTAGAGTTTACTGGGGCTTAGGATTTCACTgactttcatattcaagtggttcagaaattaatcctaggcgattatatctcaaaataaaagaagcactaactctattctttgccaaagtagatttcataaaacattagttgtatatTGTAAGGATGAagcatcaaaattacctagaactaagcatgcgtcatcaaataaaatcacaaataattaaaagaaatcataaatcattaaaaatcggtgcaaaaattaATTAAGGAATTAATctaatttaccacatgatgaaattcagcgTTCGCCCGTCGCCCCAGAGATGGGGTCTAACTCCTCGTGTTGGAAAtacactcaaaagttgatttcattgctcaaaaaggtgtttgcaagagGAAAGAGTATAaatcagtgtgtttgtaacagatataactaTTACAGAACTCACTGTTACATagaaacactaacagactgttgcgaaCTCGAAATAATAGttgcaaaaattgttacaaagttattggaTTTGAATGTATAGGCAatggtttctgcgactgtttaaatatgttgttttgtattctttctcttctttttcgcCTGAAAGTGCAGAACTCGTCTGCAACTTCTTATACGAACCAGAacttcacccctaactctccatatccttctatgactccagtaaactcattatatagtctcagcagCACCCAATATCTCTTTTTCTatgcgcaaatattctctctttacttcgTTATtcttcacgggaatattttccattattatcacgtGATTCTGAGTTGCttgattcatcccaaaacctCATATCTGACAGCcacaaatattaaaaaaatatactacataacttcctattataacttagagaatcaaatcacttaaacccgaaaatatcttctctTAACTTCTCTGCCAAATTACCGAGATcttattctccttccctttttTGTTACGTGTATATGAGTTGTCAaactatcttcaggataataacaaatcaagacagaatatcttctttccatttccttctACATATCTCCGAACAGAACGCCCAAGTTATTCTCTCTTCCCTGTCTAACGATAATCAACAGATTTCCTCCATTTTTTACCTGAAACAAtcaattaccaaccctgtttagacATAACATGAAGATAATAATCCATAATATAGTGAATCTCTGAACAAAACTCGTGGAAATCAATTCCAGAAATATACGCAGTTGTAACACCATTTCCTCGCCAAAAGTACTTTTTATGTTTTGCCTTCAAATCTATACTTCTAGACAAATTCGTTCCACTTGAAAGAccttaccaagcctgtttaaGCCAAAGAAAGATACCCATTAAATTTCAGCTATTGAGTCTCAGTCGAACAActccaaaatccaaaccctaattctgccaccattttcccgccaaaactgaaaattcaaatgaagaagaaggtcgccccttatccagagtgtttGGGTGCCGATAGTAACTAGTGTGCCCCTTGTCAAatgaggtaccccttatccaaaaccgggagtccgaataacacgtgtcctccgggtgccaaaatcaacttttcgagcgacattttccacaagagcttatttccttgaaaatacttaaaacaagataattagtgataaaatgagtcccaactaatgtatttatgggtgaaaatgtgtggctataaagttcatgaattgattcgagtgaatcaaaacgtttttgtttcaattgtgtctattataaagatttaagcaattgaacaatactataactagttcatttgagtcatttgaactagttatggtaaagaagaatatggttgatatgaaagtgctcgtattgctaaccatttggttaactattgttgaaccaactaaatgtacatgtttgggtacggtaacacaaacctaaaatcgtgtatttcatttctgtgtaacaagataagtttcgatctaacggttgaatgatattagcttgaatctaaa
This portion of the Papaver somniferum cultivar HN1 chromosome 11, ASM357369v1, whole genome shotgun sequence genome encodes:
- the LOC113324889 gene encoding uncharacterized protein LOC113324889, with amino-acid sequence MASVQVKEEESGDQQITETVLSNSKGPRVGLSLRIMIDIFLSSLSVMFLRRSIRWIFGYRRSIWYHITFTCCPTVPERKERRSRIFLDTSKFKVSCIVGIPLNHGWTVDARCNNELSVLVTDLCSQPDLVLEKLNECNVLVTDQCAQPDLVLEKLSEKSHRVDPLTADLLWKDFKKKMQCRPALRNPSVHV